TGATACTGTATGTCAAGTAACTTTGTTTTCATCTGCAAAAAGCACAAAAAGTTTAATAAAAAGAACAATGATATGAAAAAGAAGAATCTTAGGAAAAAGAAGAGGAAGAAAAATAATAAAAAGCAATGTTTTGTTGATTGCTGCAAAAACATAGAAAGTTTAATAAAAAGAAGAATAACAATAATATGAAACATTTTGGAAAAAATAATTTCAAGAAAAAGAAAAAGAAGAATAATAATATGAAGCATTTTAAGATAAATAATTTCAAGAAAGGAAAGAAAAATAATAAAAAGAAAGTAGTTTGTTATATCTAGGGCAACCTTCTAACTAACAAGAGTGGCCGCTCTTAAGTTAAATCGAATAAGTTTATTTGATGCCATCATAAAAACTTTTATTGAATATATGTTGACCAAGGGAGTACTCTCCTATCTCTATTTGATATATAAGGGGGAGTATTCCCTTATTATGTTGAAAACTTCACCAGAATAGCTGAGTTGGATAATGGAGGTTTCATATTTTTAGGTAGTTTTTAGATTAAACACAAAGATAATTTAAGACAGCCAGATCTATCCCAGGCATCTATCCAATTTTCAATTAGGCCATCAAAAAATCCCATAATACCAGCCCCTGTAACAGCTCCTGCATAAACAGACTGCCTAAAATCCACTTATTTAGAAAGACGAGACCGCTTGGTGTGATCACAATAGGATAGAGCAGTCAGTAGAAATATTGGAGATGCAAAATCTAATATGGTGTTCAAACCAAAGTTGGTAATGATAAGGCTCACTAATACTAATATATATACCCAGGTAGAATAGGATACTTTAGAGTACGTTCTCGAAATTATGAAATCCCTCCTTTTATTTGTTTGGTATTCACTAAGTTAAATCAATTTGACTTATAATAAACATATGTTTATTATATGAACAAAAGTTAAGTAGTTATGTGTTGAGGCGATGCTTATGAATAAAAAAGAACAATTAATATTAGAATTGATAAGAAAAAATCCATATATTTCTCAAAATGAACTAGCAGACGCACTTCAACTGTCAAGGTCCGCCGTGGCAGGGTACATCTCCTCCTTAACAAAACAGGGGAAGATTATTGGAAGGGCTTATGTGTTACCAGAAAGTGGTCGTATTACTTGTATTGGAGGGGCGAACGTTGATCGCAAGTCAAAATTAAAGAGTTCTATACAATATGGTACATCGAATCCGGTGACTGTTTCTCAGGCATGTGGCGGTGTCGCAAGGAATATCGCTGAAAACCTTGGGCGCCTTGACATTTATACTTCACTGTTAACAGTGGTCGGTAATGATCAAGAAGGTGAATGGCTGCTTGAGACGACCAATCCATATGTAAATCTAAGTCAAACGATGAGGATACCACAAATGAATACCGGTACGTACACTGCGGTATTGAACGACAAAGGAGAGATGCTCATCGCACTATCTGATATGGAAATATGTGATACAGTGGGTCACGAATTTATTGATAAGCGGTGGAACCATATAGCTTCCTCGTCTATTGTTTTACTTGATACAAATTTCCCTGATGATGTCCTAAAAACAGTGATTGAACATTGTCATCAGGAGAAAATCCCGCTTTGCATCGCTCCAGTTTCTTCACCTAAGGTAAAAAAACTACCTGAAGTTCTAAATGGGGTCACCTGGTTTATAGTCAATGTTGATGAAGCAATGGCGCTAACAGGGTCAGCATCTGATGATTTACAGGGAGCCAGTGACCGAATGATGGACTGTGGTGTCAAAAACGTAATTATTACCCATGGGAAGAACGGAATTTTTTATAAAACCGAACGAGGGGATCAAGGAATAATTCCCGCATCGAAAACGAATGTAGTGGATGTAACAGGGGCAGGCGATTCGTTTGTTTCAGGATTTTTATACGGTATGAACAAAGGTACTTCATTTAAAAAGGCATGTAAGTTAGGTATGGCGTGCTCAATGATCACTTTGCAAACGAAAGAAACAGTTAATACAAAGCTTCATGTGGATTTGTTGGATGAAACATATAATCGATTTTTTACCGAGGAGGAAACGGAAAAATGAATTTCAAAGAAGATGTTCTTGTATTCTCAGAGGAATTGAGGGACGCTATACAAAAAAATAAGCCTATTGTAGCGCTTGAATCGACAATTATTTCACATGGTATGCCCTACCCGCAAAATGTTGAGACGGCATTGGATGTGGAAGAACTTATCCGTGACAATGGTGCAGTCCCCGCAACAATTGCAATAATAAATGGTGAAATAAAAATAGGTTTGACAGAGGATGAAATTGAATTTTTAGGTCAAAGTAATAAAGTAGAGAAGGTGAGCCGAAGAGATTTACCGTACGTCATTTCAGCAAAAAAACATGGGGCAACAACGGTTGCAGGAACAATGATTTGTGCAAGTATGGCGGATATTAAAGTTTTCGCAACAGGAGGGATTGGCGGCGTTCATCGCGGTGCACAGAAAACGATGGATATTTCTGCTGACCTCGAGGAGCTTGCGAAAACTAATGTAGCTGTAGTCTGTGCAGGTGTTAAGTCCATTTTAGATTTAGGCCTGACACTTGAATATCTTGAAACAAATGGTGTACCGGTAATTGGTCATAACACGGATATATTACCAGCTTTTTATACAAGAACGAGTCCTTTCAAGGTGGATTACCGTCTGGATTCACCTGAAGAAATCGCAAATTTTATTGATACGAAACAGAAAATCGGTTTAAGTGGCGGTGTGGTAGTTGCCAATCCAATCCCGGAAAAAGATGCAATGGATGAAACGTATATTAGCTCCATTATTGATAATGCAGTGAAGGAAGCTGAAGAAAATAATATTTTAGGAAAAGAGGCAACACCGTTTATTTTAGACAAAATCAAAACTCTAACTGAAGGAAAAAGCCTCAAGGCAAACATCGGACTTGTAAAGCACAATGCGGTTATTGGCGCTAAAATTGCTGCTAATTGCAAGCACGGATATAAAAATTAACAAGAGAAAATAATATTAAAACAAACCTAGAGAAACAAAATTGGATGCTCGCATCATTTCTTATCTAAGTAATAATTGTAGCAAGAACCTTCTCATAGGTTAATAAAATGACCTATGAGGAGTTTTTTTAGTACACATTAGGCATAAAAAATACACACAAGTTCTTTTATCTTTTAAACTTGTATTGTCCATAAACAAGAAAAAGATAAAGGAGATACGAGGGGAGGCAAGTACCAAGTGATCATTGCCAATGGTGAAACTGGGGAAACGTTTTATACCCTGCAGAATCGTTCCGTTTCTACGGTTAAGCATTACTTAAGAAGAAAAGGGTACAAGGTCGAAAAAGTGGCTATGGATATGAGTTGCGCCTTTAAGTCTGCCGTCCGGAAAGCGCTGGACAAGCCCATTATTGTGGCGGATCGGTTTCAATTCTGCCGCTATATCTATTAGGCACTCAAACGGGTTAGAAGGTTTGCTGCAGACACATTGTCAATGGATATAACAAGATATAGTAAAGATTAAATCTATTAAACCAATGTCCTAGTTCTTTAAAAAAGAGCTTTATCTTTATTAAAGTAAAGAGCACGATTTTGGACAATAAATATAACGTTTTATAGCATGGAACAGAAGAATATAGCTAGTTGAATATTGAAATGACTTGCTTGAACACATTCTATTCTCTTAAAAAGTTGCTTGAAATGAGAGGTTATATTGGTAAACCACTGCATCATCCTATAGAAACTTCCAAATACTGTACTGGCCTTTAGAAGAGGTCATTTTTTATTGTCAAATTTTTTTGATTTGAACAGTTTGTGTTTACTTTTTTTAAAATCATAAACACTTTGTGTTCTAGAAGAAATGCCAGT
This DNA window, taken from Alteribacillus bidgolensis, encodes the following:
- a CDS encoding branched-chain amino acid transport system II carrier protein; the encoded protein is MISRTYSKVSYSTWVYILVLVSLIITNFGLNTILDFASPIFLLTALSYCDHTKRSRLSK
- a CDS encoding pseudouridine-5'-phosphate glycosidase; its protein translation is MNFKEDVLVFSEELRDAIQKNKPIVALESTIISHGMPYPQNVETALDVEELIRDNGAVPATIAIINGEIKIGLTEDEIEFLGQSNKVEKVSRRDLPYVISAKKHGATTVAGTMICASMADIKVFATGGIGGVHRGAQKTMDISADLEELAKTNVAVVCAGVKSILDLGLTLEYLETNGVPVIGHNTDILPAFYTRTSPFKVDYRLDSPEEIANFIDTKQKIGLSGGVVVANPIPEKDAMDETYISSIIDNAVKEAEENNILGKEATPFILDKIKTLTEGKSLKANIGLVKHNAVIGAKIAANCKHGYKN
- a CDS encoding carbohydrate kinase, encoding MNKKEQLILELIRKNPYISQNELADALQLSRSAVAGYISSLTKQGKIIGRAYVLPESGRITCIGGANVDRKSKLKSSIQYGTSNPVTVSQACGGVARNIAENLGRLDIYTSLLTVVGNDQEGEWLLETTNPYVNLSQTMRIPQMNTGTYTAVLNDKGEMLIALSDMEICDTVGHEFIDKRWNHIASSSIVLLDTNFPDDVLKTVIEHCHQEKIPLCIAPVSSPKVKKLPEVLNGVTWFIVNVDEAMALTGSASDDLQGASDRMMDCGVKNVIITHGKNGIFYKTERGDQGIIPASKTNVVDVTGAGDSFVSGFLYGMNKGTSFKKACKLGMACSMITLQTKETVNTKLHVDLLDETYNRFFTEEETEK